In the genome of Myripristis murdjan chromosome 21, fMyrMur1.1, whole genome shotgun sequence, the window tcacattcacctgctgcatctcaacAGGATTTACTCAACAGTCATGTCATGCTGATCAATAGATTCACCTGTatctctcaacaacacaggatttgcagcatttgaaaaataaagaacaattaTGAACAATACAATCAACAAAATATCCATTTCTAAACTTGCACACAACCAGTTATTTCTATCCTGTGTATTCGACCGTTTGAATGAAACGACAAATTGATCaaccatgagagagagagagaaagagagagagagagagagagagagagggagagggagaggggaagagagagagagagaaaaggaagtcCAGGTCACCGTAATCTTGTGTTATAGCCAGCCAACTTCAAGTGTTATTCCTGCCTTTTTAGGGCTTACTCACAGCTAAGCGGCCAGCATTGTTCTtgctaaaataattttaaaaatgtttggcaTCCAGatttgtaattaattcattccgaccaattttttttttaacagactaaTGTTAAGTCTCTGTCCCTCACTCGCTCCCCTCCCTCACGCAGCAAGCAAACATGAACGACGCGTTCCTTGGTTGGGATTGGTTAAATATTGGTTAAAGTAATATCAGGTAAGCCAGTAAGATGCAGAATAGCCCGGGAGTCATCAcagagatttaatgtgatggagatttaacttagagagagagggagagcgagggagagagagagagagagagagagagagagcaatataGCTTTGGCAATATAGGCTTCTGAtctgtcatgccaataaagctcatttgaatttgaatttgaatttgagagggagagagagagagagagagagagagacaatttaacagtaacactttacaataagagtacaacaattaactttagttaatgctgtaaaaaacattaagtaacaggtaataaacattaagtaacagttaactaaccgttaactaatgtgtctaagaatcatttattaatgctgttcattcattcattcattcatcttctaaaccgcttatcctcagtagggtcgcgggggggggtgctggagcctatcccagcactcatagggcgaaggcagtgaaacaccctggacaggtcgccagtccatcgagggcttaatgctgttcatgctaaggtattaatttacatgttatttaagggttattgtagatattattaacattagtaaatgccataataatcattaactaacgttaattgttgtactcttattggaAAGTGTTACCGATTTaacttaaagagacagtagtaCAGCGTTTcgtgtcaaaaaaaaacaaaaaaaaaaaacaaaaaaaaaaacagcatgtcgCTTTTCATTCAGGGCGGGCCCAGCTGATGATCAGGGTGGAACACGGGTCTGGTCAGCGGGTGTCATGTGTCCCAACTGTCCAACCAATAACCACTGTCAAATATAAAGGCAATTTTTGGAGAAGctctttataaataaataacaataaagggagagagaagaccAACACACtttttcataataaaaaaacatactgtgatGAGTTGCATTGATGTCCCCTGTTGTAAATCCAAGAGCTGAATGGCATTTAAAGGAGTAACAGCGGATGTTGCTGCATGTCTGTAAATCACATCACCATAATCTATTACTGACCGAAAGATTATTTCCACAACTTCCTGTCTACAAGACAGAGGGAAACACGATGGTTTCAGTATAAAAAGCttcactctcatttttttttagtaatgcTTCAATCGCGGATGGAAGGCAAACTGAAGGAAGTAGTTTAGTGTGTGTACACAATTACCAGTGTTAATGAGAGGAGGCCCTATGGAGCCATCATTGGTAATGAATATAGTGGCAGAGTTGGCTAATCCCATATGTTTCTCTTTAAAGAGGTGGCTGgctgcaacaaaacatttgtaaaaagCTGTACAGAGAggaatgttgtttttgtggagTTTACTGCTTTCTGTATTTTAGATGGATTTGAACAAGAGCAGGGTTATTGTCATTAAGTAGTGCAAGTGTGGCAGTGTTGTCGGAATATTTGAAGTATGTGGTGATGAGAGAAGTGCTGGTACAGTCATTGGTGTAGAAGGTAAACAGGAAGGGGCTCAGGACACAACCTTGTGGGCTCTGATGTTGGTGATCATGTTTGAAGATGTCACTGAGAAAGCTGTGTACCCAGTGGATTGTGGTGGTCAAGTTTCCTGATCATCTGGTGGTGTTGGATGGTGTTGAAAGCAGAAACAATGTTGATGAAGAGGAATCTGACTAAGTTACTGGGTGATTCTGGACAGTGTAGGAGAGTGCATGCCACAGCGTCCTCCAACCCCCTTCAGCCATTTAGGACAAACTGATGGGATTCAAATGGAGTCCAGCAACTGGGAGGATGATGTTAAGCACCAGTTTTTGTAGGCATTTCATAACAATTGAGGTGAGTTTAACTGGCCAGTAGTGGTTCTGATGGTCTGGGTTTCTTGAGTACCAGAAGGGTGGGGATGCATTCCAGTGGAACTCCCAGAAGATGGAATGCGTAATAGGAGAGAGCTCCAGGGCACAGTCCTTTAGCACCAGTGCAGGGATACCATCAGGCCCCTGAGCATTGCCTGGTTTGCACTGGCTCAGCTGCCATtacacctcctccactgtgaagGGAGCAGGGTCTGCTGGCTCCATGATGGGCAGGGTCTCCAGTAGTGCCTTGCATTCCTCTGAGCAGACTACGGTGGAAAACTATGTGTAAAAGGTATTCAAGTCTTAAGTGATTGAGGCAGGGTTGAGTGTACATGGTGCTAAATTTCTGTCCAATTTCATCTTTGAGCTTGGccttgatgatgtcattctTAACTTTTTTGAGTGAAACCCAGCCCTGCTTTTGAAATGCTGTCTGGTTTGCCCTTAGCCTGTGGTTAATATGATGGGTGGAGTATGAATATTTCTTGAAAGTCTTAACTGGTAGGTTCAAGGCAGGGCAAAACTTGTTATAATCTGTGATAACACAAACATTCCCATCTAAATTACCATTCAAAATGTCCCAGTCTTTGCAGACCACTGGCTCACCTTACAGGTCTGGGACTTGTGACCTTTCAGTATCTTTCTGTAATGTGGAAGTAGGAGGATGGTATTGTGATCGGTGAAACCAAATGGCAGATGACCACAAGAGATGTGCACCATGAGAACTGTTTCCATAACAAAGGCCCAGAATGATTCCCCCTCTCATCAAAATGTCTACGAATGGCTGAAATAAAGGCAGGACACTGTCTAGCCCACAGCTCTTAAAATCACCAGCAATAAACACTGGGGCCTCTGGATATTTACCCTGCATGTTGTCAACACTGCTAGGCACTAGCTTGGCTGCAGTCTTGGTATTAGTACTGGGTGGGATATAAACGTAGTTAATCACAACAGTGGGGAATTCTCATGGGAGATGAAAGGGGCAAAGAGATAGGGTCAGCATTTCTGATGCTTTTATACCACATGTTGTTGACCACCTGTTGACATACATGCAGACCCCCCAGCCCTCTCCTTGTTAGACTCAGTCGTTCGGTCTGTCCTATAGATGGTGAGGTTGTCGAAATGTACCTCAGCATTTAGGACCTCTTTTCTTCAGTATCACTTCTGATGAGAGGGCACAGGATGGTTTTATAATGCAGAGCAAGGAAGACCACAGTTCTTGCAGGTCTTCCTGGGTGTAGGTGATTCCATCGTTGCTGTAAAACTGAGGCAGTAACATGCCAATAAACTATCTCTTGTGATGATCCATACGATAATGAGTACAATCCAGATTGCTTTGTGCACTTCGATCACAGCAACAGACAATACTAACAAGACAATAACTAGACAGTGTACATTAACTGAGACAAACAGTGTCATTGCAGCAGAGCATGAACTGTGGTCAATACTGCCTGTGCTACATGGTTGTCTCACCCCTCCCTATACTTCTGAGTTTCTCACCCCCTACAACAGGGGTTCTCAAACCTTTTTGGCCCAGAGACCCCCTGGAGGGGTCAAAATTTTCCGGGGACCCCCTGACACTCGCAACGCCGATAAACATTatacttataaccacatttgtacTCTTAGCTAGTTGTTTAGCAGCATTAGCAAACCATCCAGCATCCAAGGGCGTAGGTTTGGTTGGGAGGGGACGTAAAAGCGCTCCAAGGCGgcgcccctgaaagttgatgttttttgcatttatgactgcaatttcatgtcatgtagagctgatcaaataaacaagcaaacgatcataatcagaaaaaataaaaactagtaagggattgacattaatgtttatactgcatatatgaatatctatactgactacaagtattaaataattctgtaatgttgtaagttaaaggcaactaaagaaagacaagcaggcaatttaactgagttcttgtctttagtgcaactgtgcatcacactgtacatcaacaacaacatacagaaacataaataaaataaatgtctgacactacctaaatacaaacagattcgtgtccattgccttgctcttatttgaaaataaataaataaataaataaaatctctgttgttgaggctctacagttctataaacttgacattttaaaacatggttagtaaaaatggataattcctgcttccctagagacaacaggcccatgtgcctgataaaagctctcatttcaaagaaacatgctgaactattgttctaactgccacctgacgaaataaacagtgaagaaatcaGTCCGTGTGCGTAGCTGCTGgccaaccagccaaacaaaccCTGCTGTGCGCGTCCTCCGGTGCTTTTTAAaaccacatggagtgacagcggggatGGCCAATCACGCATTAGCAAGAAACAGCAGAAccaatcgatgagcgatattaggttagaggcggGACTTCTAGCGGAGACcggctgttaaccctttgtgtaccataaCAATTGACGAGACACTGACGgacttgagtgtttgttgtcGCTGTTATTTGTGAAGCTCTGCGAGCGGTGTGAGCGCCTGTGCGGTATCATACCAGATtgcctgatgtgtaatcacatgagtaagctccccaaatcaatcatggaagacacttaaaaacgaacacagtgtttatttcacagtttaacgCCCCTCCGccccaaaaagttttttttttatttttttttttaaattaataataataaaaaaaatacatttccatgaAATTTTCGCGGACCCCCTGGCTATGCGTCgcggacccccaggggtccgcggaccccactttgagaaccgtggccctacaacactgccaggtCCTTTAGGTCATCCAACTGCAGATCATTGTTCATCTCTTGTTCACGTTTAACAAAGGCAGGAGTTAGAGCTTTGTCTGTAGCGGCCCCTTGGCTCTGGAACAGCCTGCCAGAGACCattacatggtgtgtgtgtgtgtgtgtgtgtgtgtgtgtgtgtgttggcagcaTAACTCAAAAGGTACTGGATGGATTTGCACTAAATTTGGGGCGAAGATTGATCATGGGCCAGCAAAAAAGCTTTTGGTCCAATTGGCTTCAAGAGGTGTGGCTTAGCACAAATGGGTTCTCAGTTTCCAATCACACCTATGTGACATCGTGAAGTCCTGCCAGGAGTTTGATCATGAGTCAAGACAGCAGGGACCAACTTTCCATGCTAACTGGCCAAAGGAGTCCTATGATATAAACATGATGACAAAACTTGGCTCAAACCACACCAGCATTGCTGGGAGGGGACATGACTCAGCAAAAACAGGCCTGTAAATTCTAGCTGGGAACTTGGTCTGTAATGAGAGCAAtcttgttaataataataataataataataataataataatactgatacaactactactactactaataataataatggtagtagtactagtagaaTTAGTATCATTATAAAATGTCACTGGCAAGtcctgacaacaacaaacagcagatcACTGATGAAGGCTGATTTCTAGggttttaatttcatgtttattgtAATACAAGCTTTACATCATGCAAATGTGTACTGTCaagtttcatgtgttttgtttccagtttttatttcttattgttttatccttgtgttttttgtaaatttcaCTTCCTGTGTTGTTGATTGCATTGTGTTTCACCTGTGTCCTGTTTGCAAGCAGTTCCTGTGGAGTTAAAGCCCAGTATTTCCCCTGTTTAGCTGCCAGATTGTCATTGTCTCCCTGATGTGCACATGCtcgccaacatttttttttcttatgcttACTTTCCTGATGTTTGACTCTGCCTGGATTTCTGGACTttagtttttgtgtgatttccCTGTGTGGATTTTGCTGCCCTCAGTGACTGCCTTTCCGTGTATGACCCCTGTACTGCCAAGTAAAGATTTCTTTATTACCCACTGTTTTTGGAGTTGTGCATTTTCCTCTGCATATGAGTCCCAAATCTTGTATTTACTTAAAATTTGACAGAGAGGGTatattgtttgctttttgtccaAGATTTTCAAATGCTGACTGTAACAACACAATGGATTTGATTACTGAGTGGCTGGCCTGGGACCAGGGAGATAAACCACAGGAAAGATATGAAAAATCTCTTGGCTTTTGCTTAATGATTAAAACAGCAAGGCAAGAAACAATTACAGAAAACTAATACAACACTAAAGCGCAGCAGACCAGTCATTGCTAATTGCAAAGACATGGAAAGTCAGTATGACTAAACACTGACTGATCATGTTTGGCATAACTAGAATTTCTTGAATCAGTTGGAGTATGTTTGGCCTTTTGAATCCCACACACAGTAACAATATAAAATGACCACATTTCTCTACTAATAGAAAACAAAGCTTGGTGCCGTCACTGCACAGCCTCTTTACAGTATGTTGGCCTCACAGGAGTCAGGCTGCAGGATCTGAAGTGTAACTATGTGCTTAATACATTTTCTGAACCAGGGGTAGAAAAAGGCATAGATCAAAGGATTTACACAGGAGTTACAAAACATCAACCAAATCCCGAAGGACAAATATGAGGGACCAACTGTGTAATCCTGGCctgcaagagagggagagtaatATGGAAAGAGACATatcagaaacacaaatacaacaacacCAAGAGTCCTGGCTGCTTTCAGCTCTGATTTCTTAGCAGTTCCAGtccctgaaggctgcagagtgacagacacaatGTGGGATCTCATGGCACgagcctgagacacagccaccacaaacactcTGATGTACAGAACTATGATGGCAGTAATGGGAAGGAAAAAGTTCATAACAAAGTCAGCAGTTCCAGTGATGAGGTCAATAACAATCACACACTCTCCATGACAAGACATATATCTGTTTGGTTGTCTCAGTAAATCTTTTAGAAGGTAACTTGTAGAGAGAACAGAACcaatccaacacacacaaacacagactttaGCTTTGCTCTGAGTGACTTTGGTGGGGTAATGCAGAGGGTGACAAATAGCCACATAGCGGTCAACTGATATGAGCACCATGTTTCCTACTGAGGCAATGGTGACAATAAAGGAAGTACAGTAACGCACAGCACACATGTGTTCCCCCAGAAACCAGCAGACCCATGTGAGGAGGATTTTAATTGGTATGAGCAGGAGGCCCACAAGGAAGTCTGAGACAGCCAGAGACAGGAGGACGAGGTTGGTGGGGGTGTGGAGCTGCCTGCAGAGATAAAATCATATTAGCAATGACAGTCTAAAAAGTACTATTACCAGAAGGGCTAGTAATAACAGAAGTCATAGCATGTTTAATTCCTGATAATCActcataaaatacattttcaataatTCTTGAATGTATTGATCCATGCATCTTGTATTCTAAAGCCATTTCTGTCTGTTAGTGAGCACTACCAAAACATTTAAGGCAAAGCTATTAGAAGCCTGTATCTGTGCCTGTagtgggagatggagatgatgaccagcaggttgagagccacagtgagcaAAGCGATGAAGGACATCAGGATGTGAATGATCATGGCCTCGGACTCAGGAGGCTTCGGCTTCCCGCAGGAGGTGTTGAGGAGTTGTGGAAAGCAGAGTTCAGCTCCTTCCGGGGTCTCCATCAtcagagagtgaggaggagaggagaagctgctgaggtCTGGCAGCTCTCTGAACAAAACCCTCTGTCGTATCTCTTTCTTATCACTCATGTTCCTTTTtgtccc includes:
- the LOC115380258 gene encoding trace amine-associated receptor 13c-like, giving the protein MSDKKEIRQRVLFRELPDLSSFSSPPHSLMMETPEGAELCFPQLLNTSCGKPKPPESEAMIIHILMSFIALLTVALNLLVIISISHYRQLHTPTNLVLLSLAVSDFLVGLLLIPIKILLTWVCWFLGEHMCAVRYCTSFIVTIASVGNMVLISVDRYVAICHPLHYPTKVTQSKAKVCVCVCWIGSVLSTSYLLKDLLRQPNRYMSCHGECVIVIDLITGTADFVMNFFLPITAIIVLYIRVFVVAVSQARAMRSHIVSVTLQPSGTGTAKKSELKAARTLGVVVFVFLICLFPYYSPSLAGQDYTVGPSYLSFGIWLMFCNSCVNPLIYAFFYPWFRKCIKHIVTLQILQPDSCEANIL